A single window of Nicotiana sylvestris chromosome 5, ASM39365v2, whole genome shotgun sequence DNA harbors:
- the LOC138869198 gene encoding uncharacterized protein, whose product MKDQLIDATAEHELLSFLDAYPGYNQIKMDPTDEEKTSFITDRGTYCDKVMPFGLKNAGDHISHLSDTFKILRKFNMKLNPEKCAVGVASGRLAKWAIELSEYDITYQPRTTIKSQVLANFVADFSQGMQLEAEKELQVFNESNPGIWTLFTDGSSNVKGADLGIILVPPTGETIRQAIKCHSITNNETEYEAVIAGLELARELGINQIVIKSDSKLVVNQMLGTYTAREARMQQYLEKYGTVPKDKKKAHVLRKKAAQYCLKQGNLYRKMFGGPLARCLEPSQTEYVMREIHEGHCGNHAGRRSLVRTMIRPGHYWLKMEEEAENFVAKYDKCQRYGNNMHRPAELLHSVIAPWPFMKWGMDIVGPLPQAKG is encoded by the exons atgaaag atcaactaattgatgctactgcagaaCATGAgttgttaagctttttagatgcgtaTCCAGGATACaaccagatcaaaatggatcctaCAGATGAAGagaaaacttcatttataacagacagggggacttattgtgataaagtaatgccttttggtctcaaaaatgctg GggatcatatatcacacttgtctgataCGTTTAAGATCTTGCGAAAAttcaatatgaaattaaatcctgagaaatgtgcagttggtgttgcatcag gtaggttagccaaatgggctatagaattaagtgaatatgacatcacaTACCAGCCTAGAACCAcgataaaatctcaagtgttagcaaattttgtggctgattttagccaaggaatgcaattggaagcagaaaaagaattacaggtgttcaacGAATCTAATCCGGGAATTTGGACTTTatttactgatggttcatctaatgtgaAGGGTGCAGACTTAGGAATtattttggtaccacctacgggtgaaaccattcgacaagccattaaatgtcattctataactaacaatgagacagagtatgaagctgtgattgcaggtttagaactagcGCGAGAACTCGGCATTAATCAGATtgtaatcaaaagcgattcgaagctcgtagttaatcaaatgctggggacttatacggcCAGGGAAGCACGGATGCAGCAGTACTTAGAGAAG tatggaaccgtccctaaagacaagaaaaaagctcacgtgcttcgaaaaaaggctgctcaatattgtttaaagcaaggcaatctttatcgaaaaatgttcggtggtcccttagcaaggtGCCTCGAGCCTTCACAGAcggaatatgtaatgagagaaatacacgaagGGCATTGTGGGAATCATGCCGGACGAAGATCATTGGTAAGAACCATGATTAGGCCAGGTCATTATTGGcttaaaatggaagaagaagcggaaaatTTCGTGGCTAAATATGATAAATGCCAAAGATATGGTAATaacatgcatagacctgcggagttGTTACATTCGGTTATTGcaccgtggccatttatgaaatgggggatggatatcgtaggaccactaccacaagcaaaaggatag
- the LOC138869199 gene encoding uncharacterized protein — protein sequence MGDKVWWPKEMRSNPNRRNPDHWCEFHNDHGHKIADCRFLQGEVDHLLKQGYLTELFSERGKQIYMKNRQEPPKPPSPKRTVNVISGGEDINSVIYTAANKISKVTITHGKWVQHALEEESITFDDVDADVILSPHNDALVISLLVYDTNVKRVLIDPGSSVNIILLRVLCEMQAEDKLVPKAHTLSGFDNSSVVTKGEVILATFTEGVVKDTKFQVVDMEMTYNMILGRPWIHEMDVIPSTLHQVIKFPSPWGVCQIRGDQ from the coding sequence ATGGGTGATAAAGTGtggtggccaaaagaaatgagatcgaatccaaacaggcgcaatcctgatcactggtgcgaatttcacaacgatcacgggcataAAATAGCAGACTGCAGGTTTCTACAAGGTGAAGTTGATCATCTATTAAAGCAAGGGTATCTCACTGAATTATTCAGTGAGAGAGGTAAGCAAATatacatgaagaataggcaggagccccctaaaccaccttctcccaaaaggaccgTTAATGTTATAAGCGGAGGTGAAGACATCAATAGTGTGATATACACAGCAGCCAATAAAAtttccaaagtcacaattacccaCGGGAAGTGGGTGCAACATGCCTTAGAAGAAGAAAGTATTACGTTTGATGATGTAGATGCGGATGtcatattatcaccacataacgatgcactagtaatatctctacttgtatatgatactaatgtgaaacgagttttgattgatccaggaagttccgtgaacattattctgCTAAGAGTACTGtgcgagatgcaagctgaagataaattagtaccaaaggcgcatactttgtctggatttgacaattccagCGTCGTGACAAAAGGGGAGGTAATACTTGCTACATTCacagaaggagttgtcaaagatacaaagtttcaggtggtagatatggagatgacttacaatatgattctcggaAGACCATGGATTCACGAGATGGATGTCATTCCGTCGACCTTACACCAAgtaattaaatttccatcaccatggggagtATGTCAAATCCGTGGGGATCAATAG